From a single Rutidosis leptorrhynchoides isolate AG116_Rl617_1_P2 chromosome 5, CSIRO_AGI_Rlap_v1, whole genome shotgun sequence genomic region:
- the LOC139848226 gene encoding type III polyketide synthase B has translation MQDLLVDGYFRDTNCDDPELKRKLTRLCKTTTVKTRYVVMSQEILNKYPELALEGLPTVKQRLDICNKAVTQMAIEASQACIKKWGRPVSDITHLVYVSSSEARLPGGDIYLAKGLGLSPDTNRVMLYFSGCSGGVAGLRVAKDIAENNPGSRVLLATSETTIIGYKPPSVDRPYDLVGVALFGDGAGAMIIGSKPVGPESPLLELHTAIQNFLPDTEKVIDGRLTEEGISFKLDRELPEIIENNVKGFCDKLLGQFGSKNMCYNDFFWAVHPGGPAILNRIEKKFDLWPEKLSASRRALADYGNASSNTIVYVLEYLIEDSLKRKNEGKDGGLELGLILAFGPGVTFEGILTRNLTV, from the exons ATGCAGGATCTACTTGTTGATGGTTATTTTAGAGACACTAATTGTGATGACCCTGAACTCAAACGAAAGCTCACCCGACTAT GCAAAACTACAACTGTGAAAACAAGGTATGTGGTTATGTCACAAGAGATACTCAACAAGTACCCTGAGTTAGCACTTGAAGGCCTCCCAACAGTGAAGCAAAGGCTTGATATATGCAACAAGGCTGTAACACAAATGGCTATTGAAGCCTCACAAGCTTGCATTAAAAAATGGGGACGGCCCGTTTCTGATATTACCCACTTGGTATATGTTTCCTCTAGTGAAGCTCGACTCCCGGGAGGTGATATTTACTTAGCTAAAGGGCTTGGGCTAAGCCCAGACACGAACCGTGTCATGCTTTACTTCTCGGGCTGCTCAGGAGGTGTAGCCGGGCTTCGTGTTGCCAAAGATATAGCCGAAAACAATCCAGGAAGTCGAGTTTTGTTAGCAACATCAGAAACTACTATTATTGGGTACAAACCTCCAAGTGTTGACCGGCCTTATGACCTTGTTGGGGTGGCACTTTTTGGAGACGGTGCTGGTGCCATGATAATTGGGTCAAAGCCCGTTGGGCCTGAAAGCCCGTTGTTGGAGTTGCATACTGCCATACAGAATTTCTTGCCTGATACCGAAAAGGTGATTGATGGGAGACTGACTGAAGAAGGAATCAGCTTCAAATTAGATAGAGAACTCCCTGAAATCATAGAGAATAATGTAAAGGGGTTCTGTGACAAGTTATTGGGCCAGTTTGGGTCCAAAAATATGTGCTATAATGATTTCTTTTGGGCTGTGCATCCTGGTGGACCGGCTATATTGAACAGAATTGAGAAGAAATTTGACTTATGGCCTGAAAAGTTGAGTGCAAGTAGAAGGGCATTGGCAGATTATGGAAATGCAAGTAGTAATACTATTGTTTATGTGTTGGAGTATTTGATAGAAGATAGTTTGAAGAGGAAGAATGAAGGGAAAGATGGTGGGCTTGAGTTGGGCCTGATTTTGGCTTTTGGGCCTGGTGTTACTTTTGAAGGGATTCTTACCAGGAACTTAACTGTGTAA